Part of the Paenibacillus aurantius genome, CGCCAAGAGCATGGTCGGGCTGAGGGATACCCTCGAGCAGGTCGGCGGAGAACTGACGAAGGACAAAGCGGACGGCAGCACCGTTATCCACTACAACGGGATCCAATGGAAGGTCCGCCCGGGCAGCCAAGAAGCCGTCAGCGGGGAACGTGTCTTGACGCTGGATAAGCCGGTGACGATTGTCGGCAGCCGTTCCTACATTCTGCTGGAAGATCTGGAGAAGCTGCTCGGCATCGACATTTCGTCCGATCCCCATACCCGGTTGTACACGGCCCGGCTTCCGGACGCAAGCGATTCCGACGCGGAAGGCCGTAAGGGGCAGCGCTAAATCGCATAGACCGTTAACGCTACCGGATAAGGCAGGACCGCCTTATCCGGTAGCTCTGTTTAGCCGCATCCCGGACTGGCGATGCGGCTTGGCGGGCTCATCGCCGCCCGCCCATTCTATCTCTCGGAGGTTGGTATGGATCATCACTTTTTTGCTTATATGTACCGGTTGAGGTATATCAAACGCTGGAGCCTGATGCGCAACGTGGTGGAAGAGAATGTCGCGGAGCACTCTTATCATGTCGCCCTGCTGGCCCACGTGCTCTGCACAATCGGCAACGACCTGTTCGGCCGGAAGTTGGATGCGGACAGAGCCGTGACCCTGGCGCTCTTTCATGACGCCACCGAAGTGTTTACGGGGGATATCCCAACCCCAGTCAAGCACCAGAACCCGACCATCCTTTCGAGCTTCCGCGGAATCGAGCAGCTGGCCGCCGAACGGCTCCTGGCCATGGTACCTGAGCCTTTGAAGGAGAGCTACCGCCCTCTGCTCGGCTCCAAAAGCTCCCCGGATGGGGAGCTTCAGAAGCTCGTGAAAGCAGCCGACTTGCTCGACGCGTACCTGAAGTGCGTGACGGAGTTGTCGGCGGGCAACCGGGAGTTCGCTGTCGCCAAGGGGCAGATTGAGCAGGCCTTGAAGAAGCTGGACCTGGAGGAGGTCCGCTACTTCCTGGAGCATCTCGCCCCGAGTCTGGAGAAGACGCTGGATGAGCTGGCAGACTGAGCTTGTTCCGGGGAGGTACTAAAAAAAGTTAGTACTGTCCGGTTCTTCCGAATTATTCCATAATGAGGTTGCTGGTACCGAAACCTGCAGCTTTCCAAAAGGAAAGGTAGGAATGTGCTTGACTGCGAGTGCACGCGCAGCCAGGTCCTACTCATCTCATTAATGGAGGAAGAACCCTAATGAAAACGAAACGCTCTCTGAAAGCTGTGAAAATGGTCGTTATGGCCGTTACTCTCGCATCAGCCGCACGGACTGCCGCAGGTCGCCGCCACGACGTCGCTCGAGATCATTCAGCAGCATGCCGCCAAGGATCTCGATGATCAGCTCGCCTACTGGCAGAGAACGGTCTGCGGCACACCTGGACCGCCTGGGCCTGCCCAAGCCCCCTTACGGCTGTCCTCAATAACTAGCCCGGGCCCACCCAAGACAAACAACGGCCGGTTACCGGCCCCTTTATTCTCCAACAACCCAACACCAAAAACCGGAGGGACCTTCCCTCCGGTTTTTGGTGTTTTCCAAGCTAAAACAATCTAAAATTAGAACAAGTTCGGGTAGTTCATGACGAACAGAACGGCCAGAAGCAGAATGGCGTTCAAGGCTCCGAACGTCTTGACCTTGCCTTCATAGGCACCGGCCGGCTGGCCACCCTTAACGGCGGCGTTCAGCTTTTTCAGGTTCGCCCCCAGCACACCGGTCATGCCGCCGATCGCGAGCAGCAGCACCGAAGCCAGAATCATCCACAGAACCGAATACTCGCCCTTGCTGACCAGGTAACCTCCCGTCAAGAACTGGACGACAAGCAGAATCTGGCCGATCCGGTTTGCGCCGGTGAGCAGGCTCGTGTAGCCTTCCTTCGCGGCAGCGGACAGCGAGGCCACGCGGCCGTACAGGAACGGAAACAGCAGATAGAAGCCCATTCCGACGGCACTAAGCAAATGCAGAAACAGAATAAATTGATTCACGGTTTTCCCCCTATTCATTGAAAAGGTTGTCTAATCCCTCTCAGTATACCGTAAGGAGAAAGCGATAAACAATCTTTCCGGTAATGGGAGACGCCGGTTCACAAAGTTGTTGGAATCGTTGCCTCCGGGCGCCTTCTCATCAGCTTCTCGGGATCGGAGCGGAAGCCGTACGCTTCATACAGCCCGTGAGCGTCCTTCGTCCCAAGGAAGCCGCTCAAGCCCGCCAGCCGGTCATCCGCGACGACCGCCTCCACCAGCCTCTTGCCGATCCCCTTTCCACGGTATTCCTCCGCTACGTAGACGTCGCACAGCCAGTACATCGTCGCCCCATCCGTGACCACCCGGGCAAACGCCACCTGCCGGGAGCCCTCGTACACCCCGTAGCATAACGAAGCCTCTATCGACTTCCGGATGGTTTCCTCCGGTCGATGCGCCGCCCAGTAGCTTCGGCCGAGGAAGCCCGGGATCACCTCCAGGTCAAGACGTCCTTTGTCCGTGCTGATTACATAGTCTCCCCATGTCTTTTCCAAGTTTCTTCGTCCTCCTACTAGGTAACCTCAATCCAATACCTTTGCACGCGGGTCTCGCCTTCCCGAGCCTCCGACTCCAGAACGCCGCCGTTCTTCTGAATGGTGCGGGCCGAACCGGTATTGTCCTTGTCGCACGTAACCAGCACCTGCCGAATCCCCCGTTCCCGGGCCTTGAGGAGAGTCATGGTGAGGATCGCGGTCGCGTAGCCCTTGCGTCGTTCCCCGGGACGGATTCCGTAGCCGATATGGCCCCCGATCCGGAGCAGCTTCTCGTTCAGCCGGTGCCGGAGATTGACGACGCCCACGATCCGGCTTCCTCGTACGAGCCAATAAGTAGAATGCTCGACAAATCCGGAGGGAAGCCCGATTCCTCTGCTGGAGTTCTCCAGCTCCCGGATCAGCCGGGGAAAATCCCGGGCGTCCATGTCGAGAACGAACGGAACGCGCTTCTCCCCGGATCGCTGCCAATCCTCCAGCATCTCCTTGTATTCCTTCTCCCAGTCCGCCGACGGCTCGATCAGCCTTAGTTCCTCCTCGCCTTCCATTTCCCTTTCCCTCCTTAATTGATGCAAATTAGATAACCTTACCTTCTTGCGTCCCGCTGGCCGTACGTCCGTTGTAGACTCCCTTGGTCCATTCTCTTCTAAGCATCCCGTAAACGGCCATATCCACGTAATGCCCGTTCAGGAAGGAATAGTCCCGCAGAGTCCCTTCCTGCGTAAAGCCGAGACGCTCGGGAATCGCCCGGCTGGGAAGGTTCCCCACCGCCGCCTTAATCTGAACCCGGTTAAACTCCAGGTCGCTGAACACATAATTGATGAGAACCCGGCACGCCCGGGTCATGATCCCCTGCCCGCAGCAATCCTCGCTAAGCCAGTACCCGATTTCCACCCGCCTGTTGTCCCGGTTATAATCGTGAAGTCCGATCGTGCCCACCAATTGGCCCTCCCGCCAGATCCCCGCCGACAAGCCGTCCTGCGCTTCATGCCGAACCCGGCAGCTCTCCAGATAGGCCAGCGTATCCTCCACCCGGTGGGTCGCATGGGCGAAGGGAAGCCATTCCCCCAAATGCTCCCGGTTCCGGACCGTCAGCTGAAACAGCTCCTCCGCATGTCCGGTCTCCAGCTGGGCGAGATAAAGCCGGTCATCCACTTTGTACTTGAACATGGTCCTTCCTCCTGTCTATTTTCTTAATTTAAGCCCTCATCCCCATCATGTTC contains:
- the yfbR gene encoding 5'-deoxynucleotidase, with product MDHHFFAYMYRLRYIKRWSLMRNVVEENVAEHSYHVALLAHVLCTIGNDLFGRKLDADRAVTLALFHDATEVFTGDIPTPVKHQNPTILSSFRGIEQLAAERLLAMVPEPLKESYRPLLGSKSSPDGELQKLVKAADLLDAYLKCVTELSAGNREFAVAKGQIEQALKKLDLEEVRYFLEHLAPSLEKTLDELAD
- a CDS encoding GNAT family N-acetyltransferase, with amino-acid sequence MEKTWGDYVISTDKGRLDLEVIPGFLGRSYWAAHRPEETIRKSIEASLCYGVYEGSRQVAFARVVTDGATMYWLCDVYVAEEYRGKGIGKRLVEAVVADDRLAGLSGFLGTKDAHGLYEAYGFRSDPEKLMRRRPEATIPTTL
- a CDS encoding GNAT family N-acetyltransferase; this encodes MEGEEELRLIEPSADWEKEYKEMLEDWQRSGEKRVPFVLDMDARDFPRLIRELENSSRGIGLPSGFVEHSTYWLVRGSRIVGVVNLRHRLNEKLLRIGGHIGYGIRPGERRKGYATAILTMTLLKARERGIRQVLVTCDKDNTGSARTIQKNGGVLESEAREGETRVQRYWIEVT
- a CDS encoding GNAT family N-acetyltransferase, whose protein sequence is MFKYKVDDRLYLAQLETGHAEELFQLTVRNREHLGEWLPFAHATHRVEDTLAYLESCRVRHEAQDGLSAGIWREGQLVGTIGLHDYNRDNRRVEIGYWLSEDCCGQGIMTRACRVLINYVFSDLEFNRVQIKAAVGNLPSRAIPERLGFTQEGTLRDYSFLNGHYVDMAVYGMLRREWTKGVYNGRTASGTQEGKVI